The genomic window tcagtcaatctcggtacaaaaagtactgacattgactgaactagcatgataaatacgaacgtttccaagaaaatacgaagtaaaacaattatgcactacatgaACTACATCTgtagttataattatacaacTTTCAGTTTACACTATTTAATCACAAATTATAACTTACTTACTCAATATGAATGATAAAAAGCTTAATTACAAATTAACTTAGACTAGGAACCTATATTACGAGTTTAATTAACTTTGGAATCAAAGGAATATCTTGATATAGCATAAACAATACATACACGTCAGCAGTTAAAAGTATTAGATTCACGAGTTACGAGAACAATTATAAAATCGAGCTGATTTGTAACTAACGTGAAAGAGATCTTGATGccgaatttgtttatttaaatatttttgtgttgcGCTTTGATAAGTAAACGCACGTGCGCTTCCACGGAAAGCATGTGGCGGCGGCGCGCAACTGTGTCAAGTGACCTACATTTATCATAAAGTAGAAAAAAATCTATGGCTCgtgtaacataaataaatgttcgGACTTATGGATGTGAGTATTGCACCCAATCGTGGCAAGGCGGGTAGAGATTCGGGGGCGCCGGGTAAATGGCGGAAGCGTGGTGGGCGTGAGCGACGTAGCGCGGCTGCAGCTCGTGGTATTCTGCCGAATGTGAAGCGTGCGTAGGTTTCAGGTACTGATCCAACTCCGCACCATCCGGTGGCCCGTCTTCTAATAAACCTCCGTCCACTTCTATTCTAGAAAAGTCTATTTGTGATCGCTCCAATGACGGTTCGCGCTTAAGTCGTGGCGGCGCCGCCGGCGGAGGCTTCCTACGCCGTGGCTGATACTTGTAGTCAGGGTATTCGATCTTATGCTGCGTCCTCAGCTTGTCAGCTTCCTTCACAAACGGCAACTTTTGGTCTTCACTCAAACTCCTGTAACAAATTAATAAGTTATCAAAAACCTCTCAAGTTTAATTACTTATGTTTGATAATAGGCCACGAGGTATTGTGAGAATGGTCAAGAATGCTGAATCATTGCGAGGAGAGGCGGCGATGGTATCTCGCGTCGCGACTATTTCCAGATGCGCCGGCCGCCGCTAATGTGCCATGCACAGCAGACGGCGCCCGCGCAGCCGCGCCGACCATGCTCGCCAGCTTTAATCTAGCTTAGACTTAAGCACATAATACACCCGAGTGAGCTAGGTTTTGTTTATActtgtatttttgtttaataaacatTCTTAAACATTGGGTGCATTGGGGTAGCGAAAGGAAAagggaaaataaatgaaaaattagTTTAGGAT from Cydia strobilella chromosome 11, ilCydStro3.1, whole genome shotgun sequence includes these protein-coding regions:
- the LOC134745184 gene encoding transcription factor SOX-8-like — protein: MSWGPEHDRPCAKLEINEAVGKLLQTFNYETIVPQPSKGGGYNRRQHVKRPMNAFMVFAQAMRRRLSEQRPSLHNAELSKSLGSMWKSLSEDQKLPFVKEADKLRTQHKIEYPDYKYQPRRRKPPPAAPPRLKREPSLERSQIDFSRIEVDGGLLEDGPPDGAELDQYLKPTHASHSAEYHELQPRYVAHAHHASAIYPAPPNLYPPCHDWVQYSHP